One Pseudomonas abieticivorans genomic region harbors:
- a CDS encoding TonB-dependent receptor family protein, giving the protein MIPPFLRRRSLLTSLLLASPLAHADTPVIVLDSSVVTGSRSETSTFDLPYSVNSVSREQIRDGQLGINASEVLQRVPGLVVQNRQNYAQDLQISSRGFGARSAFGVRGLKLIADGIPASTPDGQGQAATFNLDTADRIEVLRGPAATLYGSNAGGVIQMFSRDGEGAPRLGAETLVGSDGMSKNHVYAEGAAEDVGFVLDASRMDTDGYRDHSAARRDTTFAKVNFKPDDDSKMALIYSSLEQNGTQDPLGQSWDAYKADPRSVATNALTYNTRKSIDHQQLGLNYERYIGDATLQLTSYYGTRNVIQYLSIPKGTPADTRGGGVVAFDRTFYGGSLHWVQPILSAPGELKVIAGLDYDRSQDDRQGYQNYVGNTLGVKGAMARDEIDTATSLDPFVQANWALGDWTFQAGVRHSTMQMDVDDHFLSNGDASGNKKYQQNSPSFSAMYAFTENLHGYVSVGKGFETPTQAEMAYAPGNAEGFNFALKPSTSKQYEIGLKARIAEDTRINAALFQISTDDELVVDESTGGRTSYQNAGKTLRRGVEISLDSQLSEQWSTQLAYTHLEATYDSDFISGSGTTAKQIDKGNYLPGVPKNTLFGELKWQPRDWLSTALEGMYRSQVYVEDTNQDKAAPAYAVFNWRTRFEQKVDHWTFHQTLRLDNLLDRQYVGSVIVGDSNKRYYEAAPGRSWYAGAGVEYGF; this is encoded by the coding sequence ATGATCCCACCCTTTCTGCGTCGCCGCAGCCTGCTCACCAGCCTGTTGCTGGCTAGCCCCCTTGCCCATGCCGATACGCCGGTCATCGTACTGGATTCAAGCGTAGTGACCGGTTCGCGCAGCGAGACCAGCACCTTTGACCTGCCGTATTCGGTTAACAGCGTCAGCCGCGAGCAGATTCGCGACGGCCAATTGGGCATCAACGCCTCCGAAGTACTGCAACGGGTGCCGGGTCTGGTGGTGCAAAACCGCCAGAACTACGCGCAGGACCTGCAAATATCTTCCCGAGGCTTTGGCGCACGCTCAGCCTTTGGCGTGCGCGGCCTGAAGCTGATCGCCGATGGCATCCCCGCCAGCACCCCGGACGGCCAAGGCCAGGCGGCGACGTTCAACCTGGACACCGCTGATCGCATCGAAGTGCTGCGCGGCCCAGCTGCCACGCTGTACGGCAGCAACGCCGGCGGGGTGATCCAGATGTTCTCCCGCGACGGCGAAGGCGCGCCAAGGCTGGGCGCCGAAACCCTGGTGGGCAGCGACGGCATGAGCAAGAACCATGTGTACGCCGAAGGCGCCGCCGAGGATGTCGGCTTCGTGCTGGACGCCTCGCGCATGGACACCGACGGCTACCGCGACCACAGCGCCGCGCGCCGCGACACCACCTTCGCCAAGGTCAACTTCAAGCCCGACGACGATAGCAAGATGGCGCTGATCTACAGCAGCCTGGAACAGAACGGCACCCAAGACCCGCTGGGCCAGAGTTGGGATGCCTATAAGGCCGACCCGCGCTCGGTGGCCACCAACGCCCTGACCTACAACACCCGCAAAAGCATTGACCACCAGCAACTGGGCCTCAATTACGAGCGCTACATTGGCGACGCCACGTTGCAGCTCACCAGCTACTACGGCACGCGCAACGTGATCCAGTACCTGTCGATCCCCAAGGGCACCCCGGCCGATACGCGCGGCGGTGGCGTGGTGGCCTTCGACCGCACCTTCTACGGTGGCAGCCTGCACTGGGTACAACCGATACTCAGCGCGCCCGGCGAGTTGAAAGTAATCGCCGGCCTTGATTACGACCGCAGCCAAGACGACCGCCAGGGCTACCAGAACTACGTGGGCAACACCCTGGGCGTGAAAGGCGCCATGGCTCGCGACGAAATCGACACCGCTACCAGCCTGGACCCGTTCGTGCAGGCCAACTGGGCCTTGGGCGACTGGACCTTTCAAGCGGGCGTGCGCCACAGCACCATGCAGATGGACGTGGATGATCATTTCCTGAGCAACGGCGATGCCAGCGGCAACAAGAAGTACCAGCAGAACTCGCCGTCGTTCAGCGCGATGTATGCCTTTACCGAAAACCTGCACGGCTACGTCAGCGTCGGCAAGGGCTTCGAAACCCCGACCCAGGCCGAGATGGCCTACGCACCGGGCAATGCCGAAGGCTTCAACTTCGCCCTCAAGCCGTCCACCAGCAAGCAATACGAAATCGGCCTGAAAGCGCGCATTGCCGAAGACACGCGCATCAATGCAGCGCTGTTCCAGATCAGCACCGACGATGAACTGGTGGTGGACGAATCCACCGGCGGGCGCACCAGCTACCAGAATGCCGGCAAAACCCTGCGCCGCGGCGTAGAAATTTCCCTGGACAGCCAATTGAGCGAACAGTGGAGCACCCAACTGGCCTATACGCACCTGGAAGCCACCTACGACAGCGACTTCATCAGCGGCAGCGGTACCACCGCCAAGCAGATCGACAAGGGCAACTACCTGCCGGGCGTGCCGAAGAACACCTTGTTCGGCGAGCTGAAATGGCAGCCGCGCGATTGGCTAAGCACCGCCCTGGAGGGCATGTACCGCAGCCAGGTGTACGTGGAAGACACCAACCAGGACAAGGCCGCACCGGCTTATGCGGTATTCAACTGGCGCACGCGGTTCGAGCAGAAGGTCGACCACTGGACCTTCCACCAGACCTTGCGGCTGGACAACCTACTGGACCGCCAGTACGTGGGCTCGGTAATCGTCGGCGACAGCAACAAGCGCTATTACGAGGCCGCGCCGGGGCGCTCGTGGTACGCGGGGGCGGGGGTCGAGTACGGCTTCTAA
- a CDS encoding lipopolysaccharide kinase InaA family protein: MRLSQLKDAGRTPALPLTLELADAAGPGNLQVLSLLRVLPGQRYVGAAVWRGRPVLAKLLVGSKAARHFQRERDGVRLLAEQGLTTPLLLAEGLQDGEGGWLLFEFLEGAQSLAQAWASVEHLPPLADEQTQVLGEALAAVAQMHAKGLWQEDLHLDNLLRLGGQLYLIDGAGICVEDAGKPLSRPRVLQNLGVFFAQLPKAFEPYTEELLVQYLMANGEHALPLEALQKQIDKVRSWRLKDLLSKVGRECSLFSVSRGAFGLRAMRREEEPAMLALLADADTQLMQGTLYKTGGAATVGRVELQGRTLLVKRYNIKGLMHWFKRFWRPSRAWHSWVEGNRLTFLGIATPKPLAVLEKRFLWLRSTAYLVTGHLAGPDLMRRFEPHIDTGAVPEQELLALDQLFAKLIGERISHGDLKGYNLFWHEQRWALIDLDGVCQHSSASSFAPAYARDRARFLRNWPVGSALHQLLDARLPKSAS, translated from the coding sequence ATGCGCCTGTCGCAACTCAAGGACGCCGGCCGCACACCGGCACTGCCGCTCACGCTGGAGCTGGCCGACGCTGCGGGCCCGGGCAACCTGCAGGTGCTTAGCCTACTGCGTGTATTGCCCGGCCAGCGTTACGTGGGCGCCGCGGTGTGGCGCGGTCGGCCGGTGCTGGCAAAATTGTTGGTAGGCAGCAAGGCCGCGCGGCACTTTCAGCGTGAGCGTGATGGTGTTCGATTGCTGGCCGAGCAAGGCCTGACCACGCCGTTGCTGCTGGCCGAAGGCTTGCAAGACGGCGAAGGCGGCTGGCTGCTGTTCGAATTTCTGGAAGGCGCGCAAAGCCTGGCGCAAGCCTGGGCCAGCGTTGAACACCTGCCGCCGCTGGCCGATGAGCAGACCCAAGTACTGGGTGAGGCCCTGGCCGCAGTGGCACAGATGCACGCCAAGGGCCTGTGGCAGGAAGACCTGCACCTGGACAACCTGCTGCGCCTAGGCGGCCAGTTGTACCTGATCGACGGCGCCGGCATTTGCGTCGAAGACGCAGGCAAACCGCTGTCACGTCCGCGAGTGTTGCAGAATCTGGGGGTGTTTTTCGCCCAGTTGCCTAAAGCCTTCGAGCCGTATACCGAAGAGCTGCTGGTGCAGTACCTGATGGCCAATGGCGAACATGCGTTGCCCCTGGAAGCCTTGCAGAAACAGATCGACAAGGTGCGCAGTTGGCGGCTCAAGGACCTGCTGAGCAAGGTGGGCCGCGAGTGTTCGTTGTTCAGCGTGAGCCGCGGCGCCTTTGGCCTGCGGGCCATGCGCCGGGAAGAAGAGCCAGCCATGCTGGCGCTGCTGGCCGATGCCGACACGCAGCTCATGCAAGGCACGCTTTACAAGACCGGTGGCGCCGCCACGGTCGGCCGGGTCGAGTTGCAAGGGCGTACGCTACTGGTAAAGCGCTACAACATCAAAGGCCTGATGCACTGGTTCAAGCGCTTCTGGCGGCCAAGCCGGGCCTGGCACTCGTGGGTGGAGGGCAACCGCCTGACCTTCCTCGGCATCGCCACGCCCAAGCCGCTGGCCGTGCTGGAAAAGCGCTTCCTGTGGCTGCGCAGCACCGCGTACCTGGTGACCGGACACCTGGCCGGCCCCGACCTGATGCGCCGCTTCGAGCCGCACATCGACACCGGGGCGGTGCCTGAGCAGGAGTTGTTGGCACTGGACCAACTGTTCGCCAAGCTAATCGGCGAGCGCATCAGCCATGGTGACCTGAAGGGTTACAACCTGTTCTGGCACGAGCAGCGCTGGGCGCTGATCGACCTGGACGGGGTGTGCCAGCATTCGAGCGCCAGTAGCTTTGCGCCAGCCTATGCACGCGACCGTGCGCGGTTCTTGCGCAACTGGCCGGTGGGCAGTGCGCTGCATCAATTGCTGGATGCGCGGTTGCCCAAATCCGCTTCCTGA
- a CDS encoding lipopolysaccharide kinase InaA family protein, protein MSDFFASAEQSLLERHGLADFDQLWQVQLDAVDEPNTERGGWSSVYRLELEGRGFYLKRQSGYLTRTLHHPLGEPTFSREFRNISRYQKLGIPALQAVYYGQRKVNGEMRAILMTRALDGWTDLHELLQRWGDFDPAQRQAIVAACGELARTLHDAGQVHGCFYPKHIFLRARGEAFQAQLIDLEKTRPRLFGQRDRVKDLEPLFRRADAWGETEVRQFLAVYLRAPQDSPLLQAWVGRLHKRRQHKGAH, encoded by the coding sequence ATGAGCGATTTCTTTGCAAGTGCCGAGCAATCGCTGCTCGAGCGCCATGGCCTGGCTGACTTCGATCAGTTGTGGCAAGTGCAGTTGGATGCGGTGGACGAGCCCAACACCGAGCGCGGCGGCTGGAGCAGCGTCTACCGCCTGGAGCTGGAGGGCCGTGGCTTTTACCTCAAGCGCCAGAGCGGTTACTTGACCCGTACCTTGCACCATCCGCTGGGCGAGCCGACCTTTTCCCGCGAGTTTCGCAACATTAGCCGCTACCAGAAGCTCGGTATCCCGGCGTTGCAGGCGGTGTACTACGGCCAGCGCAAAGTGAACGGCGAGATGCGCGCGATTCTCATGACCCGTGCGCTGGACGGTTGGACCGACCTGCATGAACTGTTGCAGCGCTGGGGTGATTTCGACCCGGCGCAGCGCCAGGCCATCGTGGCTGCCTGCGGTGAACTGGCGCGCACGCTGCACGACGCAGGGCAAGTGCATGGCTGCTTCTATCCCAAGCACATCTTCCTGCGCGCCCGTGGCGAAGCCTTTCAGGCGCAGTTGATTGATCTTGAAAAAACGCGCCCGCGGCTGTTTGGCCAGCGTGATCGGGTCAAGGACCTGGAGCCGCTGTTCCGCCGTGCCGATGCCTGGGGCGAAACCGAGGTACGGCAGTTTTTGGCGGTATACCTGCGTGCGCCACAAGACAGCCCGCTGTTGCAGGCCTGGGTCGGCCGCTTGCACAAGCGTCGCCAGCATAAGGGAGCCCATTGA
- a CDS encoding lipopolysaccharide kinase InaA family protein encodes MAGWNLKPAYAHLHADFGTLEAVFALQGERLTRDPLSEVVRVQRDGVNYYVKRYVGAGKGLRRYLGRPRVKSEWQNLKRFAEWGIPTAEIVAHGLERRGAAFGRGALITRELPRTEDLSALAERNDARLADRAWVDGISRQLATYTRTMHDNHFTHNDLKWRNLLVDDQNTLFFIDCPNGAFWVSFWLRYRITKDLACLDKVAKYKLSRTQRLRFYLQYRRRERLNASDKLRIRHIVTFFEGRE; translated from the coding sequence ATGGCGGGTTGGAACCTCAAGCCTGCCTACGCCCACCTGCATGCCGACTTCGGCACCCTGGAGGCGGTGTTCGCGCTGCAAGGCGAACGGCTGACCCGCGACCCCTTGTCAGAAGTGGTGCGCGTGCAGCGCGATGGCGTCAACTACTACGTCAAACGCTATGTGGGGGCAGGCAAGGGCCTGCGCCGCTACCTGGGCCGGCCACGGGTCAAGTCCGAGTGGCAGAACCTCAAGCGCTTTGCCGAGTGGGGCATCCCCACCGCTGAAATCGTTGCCCACGGCCTGGAGCGGCGCGGGGCGGCATTCGGCCGTGGCGCACTGATCACCCGCGAACTGCCGCGTACCGAAGACCTGTCGGCACTGGCCGAACGCAACGATGCGCGCCTGGCGGACCGGGCCTGGGTCGATGGCATCAGCCGGCAGTTGGCGACCTATACCCGCACCATGCACGATAACCACTTCACCCATAACGACCTGAAGTGGCGCAACCTGCTGGTGGACGACCAAAACACGCTGTTTTTTATCGACTGCCCCAACGGCGCGTTCTGGGTCAGCTTCTGGCTACGCTATCGCATTACCAAGGACTTGGCCTGCCTGGACAAGGTAGCCAAATACAAGCTGTCCCGCACCCAACGGCTGCGCTTTTACCTGCAATACCGCAGGCGCGAGCGCCTGAATGCATCGGACAAGCTGCGTATTCGGCATATCGTCACGTTTTTCGAGGGGCGCGAATGA
- the rfaP gene encoding lipopolysaccharide core heptose(I) kinase RfaP, giving the protein MKLMLAEPFKRLWAGRDPFVEVEALQGQVYRELEARRTLRTEVDGRGYFVKIHRGIGWGEIFKNLFTAKLPVLGAGQEWKAIQRLHEVGVPTMTAVAYGERGSNPADQHSFIVTQELAPTESLEDYSINWRTQPPQPRLKRALIAEVARMTGMMHRAGVNHRDCYICHFLLHTDKPVTADDFKLSVIDLHRAQTRASITTRWRDKDLAALYFSALDIGLTQRDKLRFLRGYFQQPLRQILKDEAALLGWLQTKANKLYDRKLRYGDAL; this is encoded by the coding sequence ATGAAGCTGATGCTGGCCGAACCCTTCAAACGCCTGTGGGCCGGGCGCGACCCCTTCGTCGAGGTCGAAGCGCTGCAGGGCCAGGTGTACCGCGAGCTGGAAGCACGACGCACGCTGCGCACCGAGGTCGATGGGCGCGGGTATTTCGTCAAGATCCACCGCGGCATCGGCTGGGGCGAGATCTTCAAGAACCTGTTCACCGCCAAGCTGCCGGTGCTCGGCGCCGGCCAGGAATGGAAAGCCATCCAGCGCCTGCACGAAGTCGGTGTACCGACCATGACCGCCGTGGCCTACGGCGAGCGCGGCAGCAACCCGGCCGACCAGCATTCGTTCATCGTGACCCAAGAGCTGGCGCCTACCGAGAGCCTGGAAGACTACAGCATCAATTGGCGCACCCAGCCGCCGCAGCCACGGCTCAAGCGCGCGCTGATCGCCGAAGTGGCGCGCATGACCGGCATGATGCACCGCGCAGGCGTCAACCACCGCGACTGCTACATCTGCCATTTCTTGCTGCACACCGACAAACCGGTGACTGCCGATGACTTCAAACTGTCGGTGATTGACCTGCACCGTGCGCAAACCCGTGCCAGCATCACCACCCGCTGGCGCGACAAGGACCTGGCCGCACTGTACTTCTCGGCGCTGGACATCGGCCTGACCCAACGTGACAAGCTGCGCTTCCTGCGTGGCTACTTCCAGCAGCCGTTGCGCCAGATCCTGAAGGACGAAGCCGCGTTGCTCGGCTGGCTGCAAACCAAGGCCAACAAATTGTACGATCGCAAATTGCGCTACGGGGATGCGCTCTGA
- a CDS encoding glycosyltransferase family 4 protein: MQLAFVLYKYFPFGGLQRDFMRIALECQARGHTIRVYTLIWEGDVPPGFEVLVIPVKAWSNHSRNIKMSAWMQADLAKRPVDRLIGFNKMPGLDVYYAADGCYEDKAQTLRNPLYKRWGRYRHFAEYERAVFDRASKTEILMISEVQQPLFIKHYGTQVERFHLLPPGITHDRRAPANAPQIRAEFREEFKLKADDLLLVQIGSGFKTKGVDRSLKALAALPSELKKRTRLYVIGQDEPKYFQLQAAALGVSDQVEIMKGRSDIPRFLLGADLLIHPAYNENTGTVLLEALVAGLPVLVSAVCGYAHYIAEADAGRVLDEPFEQSQLNAYLAQMLTDDGARAAWGRNGLAFAETADLYSMPQHAADVILAEPRS, translated from the coding sequence ATGCAACTGGCGTTTGTGCTTTACAAGTATTTCCCGTTTGGCGGGCTGCAGCGCGATTTCATGCGCATTGCCCTGGAGTGCCAGGCGCGCGGGCACACGATCCGCGTCTATACCCTGATTTGGGAAGGCGACGTGCCGCCCGGCTTCGAGGTGCTGGTGATCCCGGTCAAGGCCTGGTCCAACCACAGCCGCAACATCAAGATGAGCGCCTGGATGCAGGCCGACCTGGCCAAGCGCCCGGTCGACCGCCTGATCGGCTTCAACAAGATGCCGGGCCTGGACGTGTATTACGCGGCCGATGGCTGCTACGAAGACAAGGCCCAGACCCTGCGCAACCCGCTGTACAAGCGCTGGGGCCGCTATCGCCATTTCGCCGAGTATGAGCGCGCGGTATTCGATCGCGCGTCCAAAACCGAGATCCTGATGATCTCCGAAGTGCAGCAGCCGTTGTTCATCAAGCACTACGGTACCCAAGTGGAGCGCTTCCACCTGCTGCCACCCGGCATCACCCACGACCGCCGCGCGCCAGCCAATGCACCGCAGATCCGCGCCGAGTTCCGCGAGGAGTTCAAGCTCAAGGCAGATGACTTGCTGTTGGTGCAGATTGGCTCCGGGTTCAAGACCAAGGGCGTGGACCGCAGCCTCAAAGCCTTGGCCGCGCTGCCTTCGGAACTTAAAAAGCGTACCCGGCTGTATGTCATCGGCCAGGACGAGCCCAAATATTTCCAGTTGCAGGCCGCAGCCCTTGGCGTGAGCGATCAGGTCGAGATTATGAAGGGCCGCAGCGACATCCCGCGTTTTCTGTTGGGCGCTGACCTGTTGATCCACCCCGCGTACAACGAAAACACCGGTACCGTGCTGCTAGAAGCGTTGGTAGCGGGTTTGCCGGTGCTGGTATCGGCAGTGTGCGGCTATGCCCATTACATAGCCGAAGCCGACGCCGGCCGGGTGCTCGACGAGCCGTTCGAGCAAAGCCAGTTGAACGCCTACCTGGCGCAGATGTTGACCGATGACGGCGCCCGCGCAGCGTGGGGCCGCAACGGGTTGGCATTTGCCGAGACGGCTGACCTCTACAGCATGCCGCAGCACGCGGCCGATGTGATCCTCGCGGAGCCGCGCTCATGA
- the waaC gene encoding lipopolysaccharide heptosyltransferase I, translating into MRVLLIKTSSLGDVIHALPALTDAMRAIPGIRFDWVVEEGFAEIPSWHPAVDNVIPVAIRRWRKNLWETFRSGEWRRFKQILGKHHYDLVIDAQGLVKSAWLTRYVKAPIAGLDSRSAREPLASRFYDRRLAVGRGQHAVERLRQLFAVALGYDLPKGLGDYGLNRARLVEKTPATPFVLFLHGTTWDTKHWPEIYWREMAERLGAANIEVRLPWGNLAEHQRAERIAAGLKNAVVLPKLNLAGVARVLAQAKACVAVDTGLGHLAAALDVPTISLFGPTNPGLTGAYGKGQVHLGSDFPCAPCLQKKCTYQPTPEDQRRFDLKREWPLCFTRLNPERVASRLSALLLAEDLR; encoded by the coding sequence TTGCGGGTACTGTTGATCAAGACATCTTCGCTGGGGGACGTGATCCACGCCCTGCCCGCGCTGACCGACGCCATGCGTGCCATCCCCGGCATCCGGTTTGACTGGGTGGTGGAGGAGGGGTTTGCGGAAATCCCGTCCTGGCACCCGGCGGTGGATAACGTCATCCCGGTGGCCATCCGCCGTTGGCGCAAGAACCTCTGGGAAACGTTCCGGAGCGGTGAATGGCGCCGCTTCAAGCAAATCCTGGGCAAGCATCACTACGACCTGGTGATCGATGCCCAGGGGCTGGTCAAAAGTGCCTGGCTGACCCGTTACGTCAAGGCGCCGATTGCCGGGCTCGACAGCCGATCGGCGCGCGAGCCCCTGGCCAGCCGTTTTTACGACCGGCGCTTGGCCGTGGGCCGTGGGCAGCATGCCGTGGAGCGTTTGCGCCAATTGTTTGCCGTGGCGCTGGGCTACGACCTGCCCAAGGGCTTGGGTGACTATGGGCTCAACCGTGCGCGGCTGGTCGAGAAAACGCCCGCCACACCGTTCGTGCTGTTCCTGCATGGCACCACTTGGGACACCAAGCACTGGCCCGAAATCTATTGGCGGGAAATGGCCGAGCGCCTGGGTGCCGCCAATATCGAGGTGCGCCTGCCCTGGGGCAACCTGGCCGAGCACCAGCGCGCCGAACGTATTGCCGCAGGCTTGAAAAACGCCGTGGTACTGCCCAAATTGAACCTGGCGGGGGTGGCCAGGGTGCTGGCCCAGGCCAAGGCCTGCGTGGCCGTGGACACCGGGCTGGGGCACTTGGCGGCAGCGCTGGACGTGCCGACCATTTCGCTGTTCGGCCCCACCAACCCGGGGCTCACCGGTGCCTACGGCAAGGGCCAGGTGCACCTGGGCAGCGACTTCCCGTGCGCACCGTGCCTGCAAAAAAAATGTACTTATCAGCCGACGCCGGAAGACCAGCGTCGGTTCGATCTCAAGCGCGAGTGGCCTTTGTGCTTCACTCGCCTGAATCCCGAGCGTGTGGCGAGCCGACTAAGCGCATTGTTACTGGCTGAGGATCTTCGTTGA
- the waaF gene encoding lipopolysaccharide heptosyltransferase II translates to MRILIIGPSWVGDMVMAQTLFECLKQRHPDSVIDVLAPEWSRPILERMPQVRQALSFPLGHGALELATRRKIGKSLKGQYDQAILLPNSLKSALVPFFADTPKRTGWRGEFRYGLLNDVRTLDKARYPLMIERFMALAFEPGVDLPKPYPRPALRIEPASREAALAKFGLALDRPVLALCPGAEFGESKRWPSEHYAKVAEIKIREGWQVWLFGSKNDHGVGESIRERLIPGLREESVNLSGETSLAEAIDLMSCADAVVSNDSGLMHVAAALNRPLVAVYGSTSPGFTPPLADQVEVVRLGLDCSPCFERTCKFGHYNCLRLLEPQRVAEALQKIEGPAAVEIIVGVE, encoded by the coding sequence ATGAGAATTTTGATCATTGGGCCCAGTTGGGTCGGTGACATGGTGATGGCCCAGACACTCTTCGAGTGCCTCAAGCAACGTCACCCAGACAGCGTGATCGACGTGTTGGCCCCCGAGTGGAGCCGGCCGATCCTCGAACGCATGCCCCAGGTGCGCCAGGCCTTGAGCTTTCCGCTTGGCCACGGCGCGTTGGAATTGGCAACGCGGCGCAAGATCGGCAAGTCCCTCAAGGGCCAGTACGATCAAGCCATTTTGCTGCCCAACTCGCTGAAGTCGGCGCTGGTGCCGTTCTTCGCCGATACCCCCAAACGTACCGGTTGGCGTGGCGAGTTCCGCTATGGCCTGCTCAACGACGTGCGCACCTTGGACAAGGCTCGCTACCCGCTGATGATCGAGCGGTTCATGGCCTTGGCCTTCGAGCCGGGCGTTGATTTGCCCAAACCGTACCCGCGCCCGGCATTGCGCATCGAGCCTGCCAGCCGCGAAGCCGCGTTGGCCAAGTTCGGCCTGGCGCTGGACCGCCCGGTGCTGGCGCTGTGCCCTGGCGCGGAGTTTGGCGAGTCCAAGCGCTGGCCGTCGGAGCACTATGCCAAGGTCGCCGAAATCAAGATCCGCGAAGGCTGGCAGGTGTGGTTGTTTGGCTCCAAGAACGACCATGGAGTGGGTGAGTCGATCCGCGAGCGACTGATCCCGGGCCTGCGCGAGGAGTCGGTGAACCTCAGTGGCGAAACGTCGCTTGCCGAAGCCATCGACCTGATGTCGTGCGCCGATGCCGTAGTGTCCAACGATTCGGGCCTGATGCACGTGGCGGCGGCGCTGAACCGCCCGCTTGTGGCCGTGTATGGGTCCACCTCGCCCGGCTTCACCCCGCCGTTGGCCGACCAGGTGGAAGTGGTGCGCCTGGGCCTGGATTGCAGCCCGTGTTTCGAACGCACCTGCAAGTTCGGCCACTACAATTGCCTGCGCCTGCTGGAACCCCAGCGCGTCGCCGAGGCCCTGCAGAAGATCGAAGGGCCGGCTGCGGTCGAAATCATCGTTGGGGTCGAGTAA